GAGGTGCTGCCCAAGGCGACCTTCGGCAGCCTGCAGGCCCATCGTGAACGGTTCGGCGCCGACGGCGTCTTCGTCGCCCACACCGGCTGCCTGGCCGGCTATCTCTTCGCCTCGCGCCCACGCGCCGGGGTCAAGTCCGAACTCTCCGCGTTCTTCCGCTCGCTCGGCCACCAGTGCACCTTCGCCCGAGGAGGCTACGGGTGATCCACCCCCACATCACCGACGCCCTGAAAGTACCGGACCTCGTCCGGCTCACCGACGGCCTGGTCCTGCTCCGGTTCGAGTCGATGAAGATCTATTCGGCCCTGGCCGCCGTCCGCCACCTGCTGGAACGGGGTACGGTCCGTCCCGGCCAGACCCTGGTCGACAGCTCCAGCGGCATCTACGCCCACGCCATCGCGCTGGCCTGCCACCGGTACGGCATGCGGTGCCACATCGTCGCGTCCACCACCGTCGACTCCACCACCCTCACCCAGCTGGAGATCCTCGGTGCCACGGTGGAGCGGGTCGAGCCGTCGCGGAACCTCGCACTCGACCAGGAGCTCCGGGTACGGCGGGTGCGCGAGATCCTCGCCGAGCGCCCCGGCCACCACTGGATGCGCCAGTACCACGACGGCATCCACTACCTCGGCTACCACGAGGTCGCCGACCGGATCGCGGCGGAGTTCCCCGCCACACCGCTGACCGTCGTCGGCGGAGTGGGCTCCGGAGCCTCGACCGGCGGCATCGTGGAACGCCTGCGCACCAGGGACCCTTCCGTGCGCCTGGCCGGCGTCCAGCCCTTCGGCAGCGTCACCTTCGGCAGCCAGGACCACCACGATCCCGAAGCGATCATCGCCGGCATCGGCTCGTCGATCGTCTTCGACAACGTCCGCCACCACCTCTACGACACCGTCCACTGGCTGGACTTCACTCACGCCATGTCCGGCGCCGTCGCCCTGCTGCGCGAGCACGCGGTGTTCGCCGGACTGTCCACCGGTGCCGGCTACCTGGCGGCGGCGTACGAGGCCCGCCGCCACCCCGACCGGCTGCACCTGGTGATAGGGGCCGACACCGGACACCGTTACACAGAACGCGTGTTCGCTCGGCATGCCGAGGCCCTGGAACCGGCCGCGCTGAAGCCCGTCGAGGTCCGCAGCCCGCAGGAGATGGCCATGCCCTGGTCGAGGATGACGTGGCAGCGCGCTCCCTGGCCGGCGGACCGGAAGGAACGAGCGACATGACCGTGGCCTGCCTGGAATCACTGACCTTCGGTCTCGGCCGCCTGGTCCGCGCCGCCGACCTGCTCGGCGAGCGCCTGCTGCTGCTGACCGGCGACCCCGCCCACTACGCCTACGAACTGGACCGGCTGCCCGCCGGCGCCCTCGACGTCGTCGTGACCGACACCTTCGACATGGAGCGGACCGCCGGTCTGCTCCGGCGCACCCCGGGGCTGCGCGGCCTGATCAGTTCCACCGACACCTGGACCCCGGCCGGTGCCGGCCTCACCGAACGCCTCGGCCTGCCCGGTCTCGATCCGGCCGTCCTGCGGCTGACCCGGGACAAGGCCGCCGTGCGCAACCGGCTGCACGATGCCGGTCTCACACGGGGCAGGGCCGCCACGGGCACCGGCCCCGGCCCCGGGACACCCGGGCTGCTCATCGAGGAGGCGGGACTGCCGCTCGTGCTCAAGGACACGGCGGGCACCGGAAGCCAGAACGTGTGGCTGGTGCGGAACGAGGGCGAACTCGGCGCGGCACTCGCCGAGGCATCCGGCCGGACCCTGAAGGGGCGGTTGTTCGCCGAACCCTATTTCCCCGGCCCGGTGTACAGCGCCGAGACGCTCACCTGGGACGGCCGCACCCGGCTGCTGGGTGTCTCCAGCCGCCTCATGTCGCCGGAGCCGCACTTCCGGGAGGAGATCACCGCCTTCCCCGTCGCCTTCCCGGCCCCGCGGCAAACGTCCCTGGAGCACTGGCTCAGCCGGGTGCTCGCCGCCATCGGCTACACCGACCGGTTCGCTCACGTGGAGTTCGTGCTGACCGCCGACGGCCCGGAGGTGGTGGAGGTCAACCCCCGGATCGGTGGCGCGCTGGTCGGGGAAAGCATGTGCCGGGCGCTCGGCGTCAACGTGTACGAGGCGATGGTCGAGGCCGCTCTCGGCCGCCGCCCCCGTCTGATGGACACGGACCTGCCCGGCGGCCCGGCCGCCGCCTTCGTCCTGGGCTATCCGGCCGCGCCCGGCGTGTTCGCCGGGGTCACCGGGCTCGACCGGCTCACCGGCATGCCGGGAACACCTGCCTGGTACCCGGTCAGGCGGACCGGCGACCTCATCGAGCACCTGGACGACAGCCGTGGATACGCGGGCATCGTGTACGCGGAGGCGGAGACCGCCGAACTCGCCACCCATCGCGCGGTGGCGGCCGCCAACGTCCTGCGCGTACGCACCGTCCCGGCCGGCCGGGAGGCGCCCGGTGGGTGAGCGCACCGCCCGGGGGCCGGGGCTGCGGGCCTCGCTGTTCCCGCTCACCGGCCCGCTGCGGTTCCTCCTGCTCAGCTCGTTCCTCATCCCGCTCGGCAGCTTCATGGTCCTGCCGTTCATGTCGGTGTTCCTGCACGAACGGCTCGGGATGGGGCTCGGCGCGGTGGGGGCCGTCCTGGCCGTGGCATCGCTCGTGCAGTTCTCCGGCGGCATCGTCGGCGGAGCTCTGGCGGACCGGATCGGGCTGCGCCGCACGATGCTGTGGGCGCTGGCCGTACGCACCGCCGGTTTCGCCGGACTCCTGCTGGCCCTGCGCTGGCCGCCCCTCGCGATCTGGGCGCTGGTCCTGACGTGCTGCGGTGCCGCGCTCTACCTGCCCGCGAACAAGGCGTACCTGGTGCACGGCGTCGACGACGAGCGCCGCCCGGCGTTCCTGTCCGCGGGCAACGCGGCGCTCAACGCCGGGATGGCCGTCGGCCCGCTGGTCGCCGGGCCGTTCGTCCTGTCGTCGCCCGGTTGGCTGTTCGCGGCCGTCACGGCGCTGTTCCTCGCGGTCACCGCGGGACACGCCCGGCTGCCCGGAAGAGAGGGGGAACACCCCGCCGGATCGGGGGGCACGGCCCGGCCGGGTCTTCTGGCCGGGGTGGCGGTCCTGCCGTTCGCCGCCAACGCGCTCGCCTTCCACCTCTACTTCCACTTCCAGCACTTCCTGGCGGTGTACGCCGTCGAGCGCACCTCCAGCGCGTTCTACAGCGTGGTGCTGCTGCTCTGCTTCACGCTGGTCATCGTCGTACAGCCGCTCGCCTCCGGCCTGATCCGGCGTATGCCGTACGCCCTCGCCCTCGCGGCAGGCTTCACGGGCCTGGCGGCGGGCATGGCCGTGCTGGCGGTCGGCACCCGGGCGGCGCTGCTGGCGGGCGGGGCGCTGATCACCCTGGGCGACATCGTGCTGTTCCTGAAGAACGACCTGGAGGCACTGCGCCGCAGCCCCCGCTCCGATGCCGTGGTCTTCGGTCAGCAGCGGCTGGCCGCGGGCCTGGGCGCCTGCGCGAGCGGTGTGCTGGGCGGACAGCTGTACGGCCTCGGCGAACGGGCCGGACACACCGGCTGGTTCTGGATGCTGGCAGCCGCCCAGTGCCTGCTGCTCCCCCCTCTGCTGCTCACACTGCGCCGACGCACCGCGCGGCGCCCTGTCCCCGACGGCGACCATGAAGGAGCACTGACGCGCGATGACACGGACGGGCGGGTTCCAGGACGATGACTTCTGGACCGAGTTCCATGACTTCCTCTTCTCCGAGCAGCGCCACGAGCAGGCCGAGGAGCTGCTGGACACCTCTCCCCTGCTGGACTTCCCGCAGGGGGCGCGCGTGCTGGACCTGTGCTGCGGGCCCGGGGTGTTCACCGTGCCGCTCGCCCGCCGCGGCCACCGCGTGACCGGGGTGGACCTGAGCCCGGCCATGCTGGACCGGGCACGCAAGCGGTCGGCCGGTGACAGGGTGACGTACGTGCGGGCGGACGCACGCGAGTACGAGGCACCGGGCCGCTTCGACGTCGTCCTCAACATGTTCACCTCCTTCGGGTACTTCGAGGATCCCGCCGACAACGCGCGCGTGCTGCGCACCATGTACACCTGCCTGGCACCCGGCGGCACGCTCGTCCTGGACCTCGCCGGGAAGGAACTCCTGGCCCGCAGGGTCACCCCGCCCAAGGTGGTGCGGCGGGGCGACGACGTGATGGTGCAGACCGACACCGTGCTGGACGAGTGGGCGCGGCTGCGCAGCGACTGGGTGCTGGTCCGGGGCGAGCGGGTGACCCGGGCCACCTTGACCTGGTTCGTGTACAGCGCGGTGGAGCTGCGGCGGATGGCCGAGGAGGCGGGCTTCGGGCGCGTGGAGGTCTTCGGCGGATTCGACGGACGTCCTTACGACGAGAACGCCGAGCGTCTCGTCCTCCGGGCTGTCCGCGAGGCGTGAGCCGGGCACCGGGCGTGCGGACGGGACCGCACGCGCTTTTGCCGTCGGCCGGGGCGACGTAGGATCACCTGGTCATCGCCGCGACGGGAGACAGGAAGCCGGTGCGAATCCGGCACGGTCCCGCCACTGTGACCGGGGAGCGCCCCTCCGACACGCCACTGCGCACCGCGCGGGAAGGCGGGGGGAACGTCGATCCGGGAGTCAGGACACTGGTCCGTCGCGGGCCCGATCCGAGGAGCGCGGACTCCAGGAGGCTTCACGTGTCCCAGCTGTTCACCCCTGCCCGCACGCGCGGGTTCCTCCGTGCCATAGCCGCCGCCATGGCTCTTTCGTCCGTGCTGCTGACCACCGGCTGCGGTCCGTCCGGCGGGAGCGCCGGGGACGCGAAGGCCGCCGCGGGCGAGCCCGCGGGCTTCCCGGTCACCATCGACAACTGCGGTGTGAGGACGACGTACGACGAGCCGCCGTCGCGGGCGGTCACCATCCACCAGCACCCGGCGGAGCTCATGCTCGCCCTCGGTCTGGAGGACCGTATGATCGGCACGGCCTTCCCCGACTCCGCCGTCCTGCCCGAGCTGAAGAAAAACTACGAGGCGATCCCCGAACTGGCGGAGAGGGAACCGTCGTTCGAGAAGGTCCTGGACGCCGGACCCGACTTCGTCTACGGCGGCTACGGCAGCGCATTCGCCGAGAACGAGGGCCGCTCCCGCGAGGCGTTCGCCGCCGTCGGCATCGACACCCACCTCAACCGTGAGTACTGCGGCAGGAAGCGGGTGACGATGAAGGACACCTACGACGAGATCCGCACCATCGGCGAGATCTTCGGCGTCCCCGGCCGGGCCGGCGAACTGGTCGCGGACCTGGAGGACCGCGTCGGCAAGGCCGCCGCCAAGGCCGGGGGCGGGCCCAGGATTCCCGTCTTCGTCTACGACAGCGGCGACAAGAGCGCCTTCACCGCAGGCGGCAGGAGCCTGGGTACCGAGCTGATCCGGCTGGCCGGGGGCGAGAACGTCTTCGCCGGCCTCGACGACGTCTTCGGCGATGTCTCCTGGGAGCAGGTCGTCGAACGCAAGCCGGAGGCCATCGTCATCTACGACTACGCGGGCGCCGGAAGCGTGGAGGAGAAGAAGGAGTTCCTGCTCTCCCGGCCCGCGCTCGCCGACGTACCCGCCGTCAGGAACAAGCGGTTCGTCGTTCTGCCGTTGACCGCTACCCTGGTCGGCGTCCGTTCGGCCTACGCGGTCGAGGACCTGGCTCGCGGACTGCACCCCGCGAGCTTCCGGTGACCCGGGCGGCCGCCACCGGTACGTCCGTCGAGCGGACGGTCCAGCGGCAGAAGGCCGGCGCGTCAGGGCCGGGCCGTGCGAGGCCGGCCGTCACGCTGCTCGTACTCGCCGTCCTGCTCGTCGTCTCCGCCACGGCGGGCCTCGCCATCGGCTCCGTCCGGGTGCCGCCCGGCCAGGTGTGGGACATCGTGACGCACGCGCTGGGCGCCGGCTGGCGGCAGCCGGACTGGCCGCGGGCCCGGGAGACCATCGTGATGGACGTGCGGGCGCCGCGGGTGCTGCTCGGTGCGGTCACCGGCGCAGGCCTCGCGGTGATCGGCACCGCGCTGCAGGCCCTGGTGCGCAACCCGCTCGCCGAGCCGTACCTGCTGGGCGTCTCCTCCGGGGCGTCCCTCGGCGCGGTCTCCGTGATCGTGTTCGGGGTCACCCTCTTCGGGCCGGTCTCCCTGTCGGTGGCCGCCTTCGTGGGCGCCCTGGGCGCGCTCCTGCTCGTGTACGCCACCGCCCGCACCGGCGGACGTATCACCTCGGCACGGCTGGTGCTGTCCGGGGTGGCGGTCGCGGCGGTGCTCACCGCGGTCCTCGATCTGCTGCTGCTCACCACCGGCCGGGGCAACGAGGCCCGCGCGGTCCTCGCCTGGACCCTGGGCGGCCTCGGCGGGGTCGACTGGGGCACCCTGTGGCTGCCGAGCACGGCTCTGCTGTTCGGTATCGGCGTCCTCATGGTGCAGGCGCGCAACCTGAATCTGCTGCTGGCCGGCGAGGAGGCGGCCACCACGATGGGGCTGGACGTGGGCCGGTTCCGTGCCCGCCTGTTCGTCGTGCTCTCCCTCGTCACGGGAGTGCTGGTCGCGGCGGCCGGGCCGATCGGCTTCGTCGGGCTGATGATGCCGCACATCGTGCGCCTGTTCGTCGGCGGGGACCACCGCCGGGTACTGCCGACGGCGGCGCTCGGCGGTGCGGTCTTCCTCATCTGGGCCGACATCGCCGCGCGGACGATCGCCGCGCCGATGGAAATACCCGTCGGCGTGCTCACGGCCCTGTGCGGCGGGCCGTTCTTCCTGTGGCTGATGCGCCGGGACGCCCGGCGCGGCACCGACCGAGGAGTGGCATGACCGCGACCGAACTGAGCATCGACGGCGTCACGCTCACCGCCGGAGCCCGTCACCTGGTGCGCGACGTCTCCCTGACCGCCCGTCCGGGCGAGACCATCGGGCTCGTGGGCCCCAACGGCAGCGGCAAGTCCAGTCTCCTGCGCACCGTCTACCGCGTCCTGCGCCCGGACACCGGTCGGGTACGCGTCGACGGAGGCGACGCCTGGTCACTGCCGGTACGGCAACTGGCCCGCACCGTGGCGGCGGTGGTCCAGGACTCGGCGGCCGACTTCGACCTCGCCGTCCGCGAGGTCGTCGCCATGGGCCGCACCCCGCACAAACGGCTTCTGTCCGGTGACACCCCCGAGGACACCGGGTTCATCGACTCCGCGCTCCTGGCGGTCGACGCCGTCCACCTGGCCGACCGCCCCTTCGACCGGCTCTCCGGCGGCGAACGCCAGCGCGTCCTCATCGCGCGTGCTCTCGCCCAGCGGCCCACCCTCCTCGTCCTCGACGAACCCACCAACCATCTCGACATCCGGCACCAGCTGTCCGTGCTCGGCACCCTGCGCCGCCTGCCCACGACCGTGCTGCTCGCCCTGCACGACCTCAACCTGGCCGCCTACTACTGCGACCGCCTCTACGTCCTGCACGACGGCGCGGTCACCGCCTCCGGTCCTCCCGCCGAGGTCCTCACCCCGCACCTCCTGGCCGAGGTCTACGGAGTGGCGGCGGAAGTCGCCACCCATCCGTGCACGGGAGCGCCACAGGTGACGTTCCTCCCCGAAGGGCCACGCGTCTGAAGCGCTCCGGCGGCGGCCCCGGCGCCGATGCCACCGTCCTCTGTAGAGTCGGCGCGGTCCTCAGGGCCCTCTGACCGTCCTCACCCGTGGAGACCCCCGTGCCCGACCAGCCACCGCTCCCGTCGGAACCCGGCGGCGATCCCGGTCCGGAAGAGATCCTGCGCGTGCACGCGGCACCCCGCGACCGGACGGTGGACGACCACATGTTCGACGCCGGAAGCGACGCCTGGGGGTCCCCCTGCAGCTTCCGGCTCCAGCTCTTCACCGCTCCGGGCCACCGGCCGGTCGCGGTGGCGACGCAGACCTACGACGAGGGCACCAGCCTGACGAACGCGGCCGAGCGCTACGCCTCCCGCGTATGGGAGCTGTATTTCCCGGACGCCCCGCAACCGCCACTCTGGATCCAGCGCCAGGTGGACCCTGCGGCCCCCGGGCCGGACGGCGGATACGAGATGGTGGTCTTCCACATGGACAGCCGTTCCGAGCTCCGCGCGGCCGGGTGGGTGCCGCTTCGCGCACAGCAGC
This DNA window, taken from Streptomyces nitrosporeus, encodes the following:
- a CDS encoding cysteine synthase family protein; translation: MIHPHITDALKVPDLVRLTDGLVLLRFESMKIYSALAAVRHLLERGTVRPGQTLVDSSSGIYAHAIALACHRYGMRCHIVASTTVDSTTLTQLEILGATVERVEPSRNLALDQELRVRRVREILAERPGHHWMRQYHDGIHYLGYHEVADRIAAEFPATPLTVVGGVGSGASTGGIVERLRTRDPSVRLAGVQPFGSVTFGSQDHHDPEAIIAGIGSSIVFDNVRHHLYDTVHWLDFTHAMSGAVALLREHAVFAGLSTGAGYLAAAYEARRHPDRLHLVIGADTGHRYTERVFARHAEALEPAALKPVEVRSPQEMAMPWSRMTWQRAPWPADRKERAT
- a CDS encoding ATP-grasp domain-containing protein is translated as MTVACLESLTFGLGRLVRAADLLGERLLLLTGDPAHYAYELDRLPAGALDVVVTDTFDMERTAGLLRRTPGLRGLISSTDTWTPAGAGLTERLGLPGLDPAVLRLTRDKAAVRNRLHDAGLTRGRAATGTGPGPGTPGLLIEEAGLPLVLKDTAGTGSQNVWLVRNEGELGAALAEASGRTLKGRLFAEPYFPGPVYSAETLTWDGRTRLLGVSSRLMSPEPHFREEITAFPVAFPAPRQTSLEHWLSRVLAAIGYTDRFAHVEFVLTADGPEVVEVNPRIGGALVGESMCRALGVNVYEAMVEAALGRRPRLMDTDLPGGPAAAFVLGYPAAPGVFAGVTGLDRLTGMPGTPAWYPVRRTGDLIEHLDDSRGYAGIVYAEAETAELATHRAVAAANVLRVRTVPAGREAPGG
- a CDS encoding MFS transporter; the protein is MGERTARGPGLRASLFPLTGPLRFLLLSSFLIPLGSFMVLPFMSVFLHERLGMGLGAVGAVLAVASLVQFSGGIVGGALADRIGLRRTMLWALAVRTAGFAGLLLALRWPPLAIWALVLTCCGAALYLPANKAYLVHGVDDERRPAFLSAGNAALNAGMAVGPLVAGPFVLSSPGWLFAAVTALFLAVTAGHARLPGREGEHPAGSGGTARPGLLAGVAVLPFAANALAFHLYFHFQHFLAVYAVERTSSAFYSVVLLLCFTLVIVVQPLASGLIRRMPYALALAAGFTGLAAGMAVLAVGTRAALLAGGALITLGDIVLFLKNDLEALRRSPRSDAVVFGQQRLAAGLGACASGVLGGQLYGLGERAGHTGWFWMLAAAQCLLLPPLLLTLRRRTARRPVPDGDHEGALTRDDTDGRVPGR
- a CDS encoding class I SAM-dependent methyltransferase, giving the protein MTRTGGFQDDDFWTEFHDFLFSEQRHEQAEELLDTSPLLDFPQGARVLDLCCGPGVFTVPLARRGHRVTGVDLSPAMLDRARKRSAGDRVTYVRADAREYEAPGRFDVVLNMFTSFGYFEDPADNARVLRTMYTCLAPGGTLVLDLAGKELLARRVTPPKVVRRGDDVMVQTDTVLDEWARLRSDWVLVRGERVTRATLTWFVYSAVELRRMAEEAGFGRVEVFGGFDGRPYDENAERLVLRAVREA
- a CDS encoding ABC transporter substrate-binding protein, which gives rise to MALSSVLLTTGCGPSGGSAGDAKAAAGEPAGFPVTIDNCGVRTTYDEPPSRAVTIHQHPAELMLALGLEDRMIGTAFPDSAVLPELKKNYEAIPELAEREPSFEKVLDAGPDFVYGGYGSAFAENEGRSREAFAAVGIDTHLNREYCGRKRVTMKDTYDEIRTIGEIFGVPGRAGELVADLEDRVGKAAAKAGGGPRIPVFVYDSGDKSAFTAGGRSLGTELIRLAGGENVFAGLDDVFGDVSWEQVVERKPEAIVIYDYAGAGSVEEKKEFLLSRPALADVPAVRNKRFVVLPLTATLVGVRSAYAVEDLARGLHPASFR
- a CDS encoding FecCD family ABC transporter permease — protein: MTRAAATGTSVERTVQRQKAGASGPGRARPAVTLLVLAVLLVVSATAGLAIGSVRVPPGQVWDIVTHALGAGWRQPDWPRARETIVMDVRAPRVLLGAVTGAGLAVIGTALQALVRNPLAEPYLLGVSSGASLGAVSVIVFGVTLFGPVSLSVAAFVGALGALLLVYATARTGGRITSARLVLSGVAVAAVLTAVLDLLLLTTGRGNEARAVLAWTLGGLGGVDWGTLWLPSTALLFGIGVLMVQARNLNLLLAGEEAATTMGLDVGRFRARLFVVLSLVTGVLVAAAGPIGFVGLMMPHIVRLFVGGDHRRVLPTAALGGAVFLIWADIAARTIAAPMEIPVGVLTALCGGPFFLWLMRRDARRGTDRGVA
- a CDS encoding ABC transporter ATP-binding protein, with translation MTATELSIDGVTLTAGARHLVRDVSLTARPGETIGLVGPNGSGKSSLLRTVYRVLRPDTGRVRVDGGDAWSLPVRQLARTVAAVVQDSAADFDLAVREVVAMGRTPHKRLLSGDTPEDTGFIDSALLAVDAVHLADRPFDRLSGGERQRVLIARALAQRPTLLVLDEPTNHLDIRHQLSVLGTLRRLPTTVLLALHDLNLAAYYCDRLYVLHDGAVTASGPPAEVLTPHLLAEVYGVAAEVATHPCTGAPQVTFLPEGPRV